GGCGCGACGGAGGTGATTCGGTTGTTTTGGCAGTCGTAGTTTGATTTTCTACTACATTATAAAGTTCTTAAGTAATGCATGATATGAGTGAAAAAAGTCCAATTAAGCCACTTGGCGATCGCGTAGTGGTACGACCCCTTACCGATGAGGAATTAGGAACCGTGTCAGCGTCAGGAATTATCATTCCAGACTCAGCCAAAAAGGAAAAACCAGAACAGGGAATTGTGATTGCGACGGGGCCTGGTAAATGGGATGAGGACGGA
The nucleotide sequence above comes from Candidatus Nomurabacteria bacterium. Encoded proteins:
- a CDS encoding co-chaperone GroES; protein product: MHDMSEKSPIKPLGDRVVVRPLTDEELGTVSASGIIIPDSAKKEKPEQGIVIATGPGKWDEDGEKRIPLEVKEGDRVVFSKYGYDEVKYEDKEYFIVSESSILGIFNG